Proteins from one Capricornis sumatraensis isolate serow.1 chromosome 2, serow.2, whole genome shotgun sequence genomic window:
- the LOC138070878 gene encoding ubiquitin carboxyl-terminal hydrolase 17-like protein 6: MARSPRMVPYSTPCPPHVERKKNDEQYLPPRTRTSVPRARTWSHPQPSLIITTRLPPPRRLQRPCCLPHPPPPEKREKEKEEKEKNGDGSGVAERVGRAPGAASEHGGGACPAPFNVLAGGQGCRASAAGADALRGPSVPEGPSPTVGRPQRGDLAPGSVGLAPGQKVALSWRGPWGAGAGLQNLGNTCYVNAALQCLSHTPPLASWLVSRQHATLCAAGSPCTLCAMRAHVTRALLHAGEVIRPRKDLLAGFHRHQQEDAHEFLMFTLNGMQQGCLSAPQPSGHASEDTSVVRQIFGGTWRSRIQCLHCLGVSDTFDPYLDVSLDITVAQSVEQALRELVKPEKLEAENAYDCGVCLRKVPATKRLTLHSTSQVLVLVLKRFTQLSGAKRAQEVRYPQCLDVQPYTSEGKAGPLGYVLYAVLVHSGWSCERGHYFCYVRAGNGQWYKMDDAKVTACDETAALSQSAYVLFYAREGAWEGGAGRGAAAPLGADPTDPGQPAGDASGRAPGSQESPGDTEAEGMSLEQWRRLQEHHRPKPALELRKIQAALPAGAVVIHRSRHGDGRNRPPPAQEHHRLDRPSTDSPLPGPTDVGHGPRASGRARATKGRNKKPRPSLGLWR; the protein is encoded by the exons ATGGCTCGTTCCCCCCGCATGGTTCCCTACAGCACACCATGCCCTCCACACgtggagaggaaaaagaatgatGAGCAGTATCTTCCCCCAAGAACACGAACAAGCGTGCCCCGCGCGAGGACGTGGAGCCACCCACAGCCCTCCCTCATCATCACCACCCGTCTTCCTCCGCCCCGTCGTCTCCAACGGCCTTGCTGCTTGCCCCACCCGCCCCCtccggagaagagggagaaggagaaggaggaaaaggagaagaacgGCGACGGGAGCGGCGTGGCAGAGCGAGTGGGAAG AGCCCCGGGGGCTGCTTCTGAGCACGGGGGAGGTGCGTGTCCGGCTCCCTTCAACGTCTTAGCCGGAGGGCAAGGTTGTCGGGCCAGCGCCGCTGGTGCGGATGCCCTTCGGGGACCCTCTGTCCCCGAGGGGCCGTCGCCGACAGTCGGGCGCCCCCAGCGGGGTGACTTGGCTCCTGGGTCAGTGGGGCTGGCGCCTGGCCAGAAAGTCGCCCTGAGTTGGAGGGGGCCGTGGGGGGCGGGCGCTGGGCTTCAGAATCTGGGGAACACCTGCTACGTGAATGCGGCGCTGCAGTGTCTGAGCCACACGCCGCCCCTGGCCAGCTGGCTGGTGTCCCGGCAGCACGCCACCCTCTGTGCGGCCGGCAGCCCCTGCACGCTCTGTGCCATGCGAGCTCACGTGACCCGAGCCCTCCTTCACGCGGGAGAGGTGATCCGGCCCCGCAAGGACCTGCTGGCGGGCTTCCACAGACACCAGCAGGAAGATGCCCACGAGTTTCTGATGTTCACTCTGAATGGCATGCAGCAAGGGTGCCTGAGTGCACCCCAGCCGTCGGGCCACGCCTCCGAGGACACCAGCGTCGTCCGTCAGATCTTCGGCGGGACGTGGAGGTCTCGGATCCAGTGTCTCCACTGCCTCGGTGTCTCGGACACGTTCGACCCTTATCTGGACGTCAGCCTGGATATCACGGTGGCTCAGAGTgtggagcaagctctgagagagctGGTGAAGCCCGAGAAGCTGGAGGCGGAAAATGCCTATGACTGTGGCGTTTGTCTCCGGAAGGTGCCTGCCACCAAGAGGTTGACTTTGCACAGCACGTCCCAGGTCCTGGTGCTGGTGCTGAAGCGGTTCACACAGCTGAGCGGGGCCAAAAGGGCTCAGGAGGTGCGCTATCCCCAGTGCCTGGACGTGCAGCCCTACACGTCTGAGGGGAAGGCAGGGCCACTGGGCTACGTGCTCTATGCCGTGCTGGTGCACTCCGGGTGGAGCTGTGAGCGAGGACACTACTTTTGTTACGTCCGAGCGGGCAACGGCCAGTGGTATAAGATGGACGATGCCAAGGTGACCGCCTGTGACGAGACTGCTGCCCTGAGCCAGAGCGCCTACGTCCTGTTCTACGCCCGGGAGGGTGCGTGGGAAGGGGGCGCTGGGCGAGGGGCAGCGGCCCCCCTCGGGGCTGACCCCACAGACCCCGGGCAGCCTGCAGGAGACGCCAGCGGCAGAGCTCCTGGGTCGCAGGAGTCCCCGGGGGACACAGAGGCCGAAGGGATGAGCTTAGAGCAGTGGAGACGCCTGCAAGAACACCACCGACCGAAGCCGGCCTTGGAGCTGCGCAAGATCCAGGCTGCCCTGCCTGCCGGCGCAGTCGTGATTCACCGGTCCAGACACGGAGATGGGAGAAACCGCCCGCCGCCCGCACAGGAGCACCACCGGCTCGACCGGCCCAGCACGGACAGCCCGCTTCCGGGGCCGACGGACGTCGGCCACGGCCCTCGCGCCAGCGGGAGGGCCAGAGCGACCAAGGGGAGGAACAAGAAGCCGCGGCCATCTCTGGGGCTGTGGCGGTAG
- the LOC138070886 gene encoding ubiquitin carboxyl-terminal hydrolase 17-like protein 6, giving the protein METLVGLVCRAPGAASEHGGGACPAPFNVLAGGQGCRASAAGADALRGPSVPEGPSPTVGRPQRGDLAPGSVGLAPGQKVALSWRGPWGAGAGLQNLGNTCYVNAALQCLSHTPPLASWLVSRQHATLCAAGSPCTLCAMRAHVTRALLHAGEVIRPRKDLLAGFHRHQQEDAHEFLMFTLNGMQQGCLSAPQPSGHASEDTSVVRQIFGGTWRSRIQCLHCLGVSDTFDPYLDVSLDITVAQSVEQALRELVKPEKLEAENAYDCGVCLRKVPATKRLTLHSTSQVLVLVLKRFTQLSGAKRAQEVRYPQCLDVQPYTSEGKAGPLGYVLYAVLVHSGWSCERGHYFCYVRAGNGQWYKMDDAKVTACDETAALSQSAYVLFYAREGVWEGGAGRGAAAPLGADPTDPGQPAGDASGRAPGSQESPGDTEAEGMSLEQWRRLQEHHRPKPALELRKIQAALPAGAVVIHRSRHGDGRNRPPPAQEHHRLDRPSTDSPLPGPTDVGHGPRASGRARATKGRNKKPRPSLGLWR; this is encoded by the coding sequence ATGGAAACCCTCGTGGGCCTTGTTTGCAGAGCCCCGGGGGCTGCTTCTGAGCACGGGGGAGGTGCGTGTCCGGCTCCCTTCAACGTCTTAGCCGGAGGGCAAGGTTGTCGGGCCAGCGCCGCTGGTGCGGATGCCCTTCGGGGACCCTCTGTCCCCGAGGGGCCGTCGCCGACAGTCGGGCGCCCCCAGCGGGGTGACTTGGCTCCTGGGTCAGTGGGGCTGGCGCCTGGCCAGAAAGTCGCCCTGAGTTGGAGGGGGCCGTGGGGGGCGGGCGCTGGGCTTCAGAATCTGGGGAACACCTGCTACGTGAATGCGGCGCTGCAGTGTCTGAGCCACACGCCGCCCCTGGCCAGCTGGCTGGTGTCCCGGCAGCACGCCACCCTCTGTGCGGCCGGCAGCCCCTGCACGCTCTGTGCCATGCGAGCTCACGTGACCCGAGCCCTCCTTCACGCGGGAGAGGTGATCCGGCCCCGCAAGGACCTGCTGGCGGGCTTCCACAGACACCAGCAGGAAGATGCCCACGAGTTTCTGATGTTCACTCTGAATGGCATGCAGCAAGGGTGCCTGAGTGCACCCCAGCCGTCGGGCCACGCCTCCGAGGACACCAGCGTCGTCCGTCAGATCTTCGGCGGGACGTGGAGGTCTCGGATCCAGTGTCTCCACTGCCTCGGTGTCTCGGACACGTTCGACCCTTATCTGGACGTCAGCCTGGATATCACGGTGGCTCAGAGTgtggagcaagctctgagagagctGGTGAAGCCCGAGAAGCTGGAGGCGGAAAATGCCTATGACTGTGGCGTTTGTCTCCGGAAGGTGCCTGCCACCAAGAGGTTGACTTTGCACAGCACGTCCCAGGTCCTGGTGCTGGTGCTGAAGCGGTTCACACAGCTGAGCGGGGCCAAAAGGGCTCAGGAGGTGCGCTATCCCCAGTGCCTGGACGTGCAGCCCTACACGTCTGAGGGGAAGGCAGGGCCACTGGGCTACGTGCTCTATGCCGTGCTGGTGCACTCCGGGTGGAGCTGTGAGCGAGGACACTACTTTTGTTACGTCCGAGCGGGCAACGGCCAGTGGTATAAGATGGACGATGCCAAGGTGACCGCCTGTGACGAGACTGCTGCCCTGAGCCAGAGCGCCTACGTCCTGTTCTACGCCCGGGAGGGTGTGTGGGAAGGGGGCGCTGGGCGAGGGGCAGCGGCCCCCCTCGGGGCTGACCCCACAGACCCCGGGCAGCCTGCAGGAGACGCCAGCGGCAGAGCTCCTGGGTCGCAGGAGTCCCCGGGGGACACAGAGGCCGAAGGGATGAGCTTAGAGCAGTGGAGACGCCTGCAAGAACACCACCGACCGAAGCCGGCCTTGGAGCTGCGCAAGATCCAGGCTGCCCTGCCTGCCGGCGCAGTCGTGATTCACCGGTCCAGACACGGAGATGGGAGAAACCGCCCGCCGCCCGCACAGGAGCACCACCGGCTCGACCGGCCCAGCACGGACAGCCCGCTTCCGGGGCCGACGGATGTCGGCCACGGCCCTCGCGCCAGCGGGAGGGCCAGAGCGACCAAGGGGAGGAACAAGAAGCCGCGGCCATCTCTGGGGCTGTGGCGGTAG